Proteins encoded within one genomic window of Theobroma cacao cultivar B97-61/B2 chromosome 7, Criollo_cocoa_genome_V2, whole genome shotgun sequence:
- the LOC18594582 gene encoding E3 ubiquitin-protein ligase ATL23: MLAYVFLFLFLPCAGASAVFIVYICLLWCVMNFRTGNSGLSSVKQAAKKGLSVSELEKLPNVTGKELVLGTECAVCLDEIEAEQPARMVPGCNHGFHLQCADTWLSKHSVCPVCRAKLEPHQLFDASDENPC; encoded by the coding sequence ATGCTCGCTTATGTTTTCTTATTCCTTTTTCTGCCATGCGCTGGGGCGAGCGCGGTTTTTATTGTTTACATCTGTCTTTTATGGTGCGTTATGAATTTTCGGACTGGTAATTCGGGGTTGTCATCGGTTAAGCAGGCGGCTAAGAAAGGGTTATCTGTTTCGGAGCTTGAGAAGCTGCCCAACGTAACAGGGAAAGAGCTTGTCTTGGGGACTGAGTGTGCGGTCTGTCTCGATGAGATTGAGGCTGAGCAGCCTGCTAGAATGGTCCCCGGTTGTAATCACGGGTTTCATCTGCAATGCGCTGATACTTGGCTTTCTAAGCATTCGGTTTGTCCAGTTTGTAGGGCCAAGCTTGAGCCTCATCAGCTCTTCGATGCTTCTGATGAGAATCCCTGCTAA
- the LOC18594583 gene encoding E3 ubiquitin-protein ligase dbl4 codes for MPDWQLKRQRVDEACGAAPQTRNRCDHSFCFDCTRQHIATKMKENIIKIQCPVWNCGTLITPKQCKSILPGEVISRWKDALHCSRTPPVLEFDCPSEDCPFRLTDDGKAIDVIEFQCPECLVKICAECKGFSHEDLDCDEYKELVNCEIEEEEYYYLALLKLSKKENWKRCPNCNNFAGKTTEGSNKVECGCTYKFCYDCESEWSRGHSCFDPSRLVG; via the exons ATGCCGGATTGGCAGCTGAAACGCCAGAGGGTCGACGAAGCGTGCGGAGCTGCTCCTCAAAC GAGGAATCGATGCGACCACTCTTTCTGCTTTGATTGTACTCGCCAGCATATCGCGACGAAGATgaaggaaaatataataaagattCAGTGTCCAGTGTGGAATTGTGGAACTTTGATAACTCCTAAACAATGCAAATCCATCCTGCCAGGGGAAGTGATTTCTAGATGGAAAGATGCCTTGCATTGCTCTCGAACCCCTCCAGTTCTGGAATTTGATTGTCCTTCCGAGGATTGCCCATTTAGGTTAACAGATGATGGGAAGGCTATTGATGTGATAGAATTTCAGTGCCCTGAATGCCTTGTAAAAATCTGTGCTGAGTGTAAAGGTTTCAGCCATGAAGATTTGGATTGTGATGAATATAAGGAATTGGTAAACTGTGAGATAGAGGAAGaagaatattattatttagcaCTGCTGAAGCTTTCTAAGAAGGAAAATTGGAAGAGATGTCCAAATTGCAACAACTTTGCTGGAAAGACGACAGAGGGATCTAACAAAGTAGAATGCGG GTGTACTTACAAGTTCTGCTATGACTGCGAATCAGAATGGAGCCGAGGACACTCCTGTTTTGACCCTTCCAGGCTTGTGGGATAA